The genomic stretch CGAGTGCGACCGGCGACGCCCGGGCGGGCAGATGCGCCACTACGGTCACGAGCCCGTCAAGGCTGCCAGGCTGTACCTGGCCATGCGGTGGGCTATGTTGGATCGAAACATCAAGCAGCAAACAGCACAAGGCTGCAGCAGCTGTCGCAGGGTTGCCGCAGAGTTTCAGCAGATCGATGTGCGCAAGGGCCCGGGTCTGGAGCGCTGGAGGGTCGGGCGGCGTGACGCCGCTCCTGCCCCCCGCGCCCTGCGTGCGTGACCCGGTGCGGGCCTTTCCCACCGGTCTCTAGGAGACGCGCCATGACCATTGCGCCGCCCTTGCACTGGACTGCCCGGCCGCGCTGCGCCCCCTCTCGGCTGCCCCCGGCCGACGTTCAACCTCGGCAGTTCAAGCCCTACACCCGACACACCATTCACACCGCCCCCCAATGGCAAGGCCTGCCCGAGGCACTGCGCGAGGCCACGCAGGTGGTGTCGCGAGTGCTGCCGCTGCGCACCAATGCGCATGTGCTGGACGAGTTGATCGACTGGCAGCGCGTGCCCGACGACCCCATCTACCGGCTCACCTTTCCACATGCCGACATGCTGGCGGCGGAAGACTACCGCCGGCTGCGCGACCTGGTGCTGGTGCGTCGCGACGACGCTGCCATCGAACGTGAGGTGCGACGCCTGCGGCTTGCCATGAACCCGCATCCGGGCGGACAGATGAGCCACAACGTGCCCTTGCTGGACGGCAATCCCCTGGCCGGCGTACAGCACAAATACCACGACACGGTGCTGTTCTTTCCCACTGCCGGACAGACCTGCCACGCCTATTGCAGCTACTGCTTCCGCTGGGCTCAGTTCATCGGCGATCGTACGCAGCGCTTCGGCGCCGCCGACACCTCTGCGCTGGTGCGCTATCTGCAACTTCACCGTGAGGTCAGCGACGTGCTGGTCACCGGGGGCGACCCGCTGGTGATGGGGGCGCAGGCGCTGGCCACCTGTCTCGAGCCGCTGTTGGTGCCCGAACTTTCGCATGTGCAGAACATTCGCATCGGCACCAAGGCCCTGGCCTACTGGCCGCAGCGTTTTTTGTTCGATGCCGACGCCGATGCGCTGCTGCGCTTGTTCGGGCGCATCACCGCGGCCGGCCGCCATCTCGCGCTGATGGTGCACTTCAGCCATCCGGTGGAGCTGCGCCATCCGCTCACGCAGCAGGCGGTGCGGCGCTTGGCGAACACCGGCCTGACGATGCGACTGCAGGCGCCGCTGGTGCGCCATGTCAACGACGATGCGGCGGTGTGGGTGGAGCTGTGGAACGAAGCGGTGCGGCTCGGCATGGTGCCCTACTACCTGTTCATCGAACGCGACACCGGCGCGCACGATTACTTCTGCGTGCCACTGGCGCGGGCTTGCGATCTGTTCTCGGCGGCCTACCGCTCGGTCTCGGGCTTGGCGCGCACGGTGCGTGGGCCGGTGATGAGCACCTTCGAAGGCAAGGTGGTCATCGATGGTGTCGTCACCCTGGGGCCGGAGCGGGTGTTCGCGCTGCAGCTGCTGCGCGCCAGAAATCCGGACTGGGTGCGCCGCCCTTTCTACGCACGCTTCGACCCGCACGCCACCTGGTTCGACGAGTTGCTGCCGGCCTTCGACGCACCCCACTTCTTCTTCCAGCGTGTCGACGACGCCCACCGGCGCGCGCCGATGATTCCCATCACGCCTGTGCGGCACGGCCCCTCTGACGGCGGCTCGACAGCACCGGCCTGTCCCTAGGAGCGATCATGCAGGTCTTCATCGACGGCGCTTTCTATGGCGAAGACGACGCCAAGGTATCGATCTTCGATCACGGTTTCCTGTACGGCAACGGTGTGTTCACGACGCTGATGGCGATCGACGACATGCTGTGTTTCGTCGACGACCATCTCGACCGTCTGTTCGAGTCGGCCCGGCTGGTGCGCATCCCGATACCGTGGTCACGCGATCAGGTGCGCCACTGGCTCTATCAGACGCACGAGCGCAACCTCGAGCTGGCCGGTCGCAAACGCATCCGCCTCAACATCTCACGCGGGGTCGGGCCCGAGATCACGCTCGAACACGGGCGCTACTGCCGGCCGGTGCTCAGCATCATCGTTTCGCGCTACCCACAGCTTGCCCCCGAGGTCGCCGCGCGCGGCATGAGTGTGTGCTGCATCGAGGCGGAGCGGGTGCTGCCCAAGGCGAAGAGCTTCAACTTTCTGCCCAGCGTGCTGGCTTATGAAGAGGCGCGCGAGCGCGGCTACGACGATGCGCTGTTCGTCGACCGACACGGCGAGGTGACCGAAGCCACCAGCGGCAATGTGTTCTGCTTCCTCTCCGGCCGGCTGCGTACCCCGGCGCGCATGATGCTCGAAGGCGTGACACGCAAGCACGTGCTGGGTCTGGCGCGTGCCTCGGGACTGCCAGTGGTCGAAGCGGCGCTGAGCAGAACCGAGCTGGAGCGGGCCGACGAGATGTTCGTCACCGGCACCACCAAGCCGGTCGTGCCGGTGACCCGACTCGACGGCCGCCCGGTGGGACGCGGCCGCCCGGGCGCGTGCACGTTGGCCTTGCACGACCTGCTGACGCGCGAGATGGTGCGCCGCCACACGTGCGCGGCGTCGGCCACCGCGGCCGAAGACGGCCTGGACGCGTGGAGCCTGTGGCACACCCAGGGGGGCGCGGCGGTGTTCCCGGTGCCCTGCCGGCCAAGCTGAGCGGGCTCGAGGGAGCGGCCGGCCCGGGCGGGGTCGCTACACTCGATGGCGATCCAATCCAGGGCCACGCGCCCGCTGCCGGCATGCCTGTTCCTCACCTGCTCCTCGCGCTCGCCGTCGTGTTCGTCTGGGGTACCAACTTCGTCGTCATCAAGGTCGGCCTGGCCGAGTGGCCGCCGTTCTGGTTCGCCACGTTGCGCTTCGTGCTGTCGGCCTTCCCCTTCGTGCTGTTCGTCCAGCGGCCTGCGGTGGCCTGGGGCACGCTGGCGGCCTTCGGTGTGCTGCTGGGGGTGGGCCAGTTCGGGCTGCTCTTCTATGCCATGCGCACCGACATTTCGCCCGGCCTCGCGTCGCTGGTGATCCAGACGCAGGTGTTCTTCACCATCGGCCTGGCCCTGTTGCTCAGGGGCGAACGCGTGAAGCGGGCGCAGGCCGTCGCGCTGGGGTTTGCGGTGGCCGGCATGGTGCTGATCGCCGTGCGCATGGATGCGACCGTCACCGTCTCGGGCCTGGCCCTGGTGTTGTTGGCCGCGTTCTGCTGGGCCGGTGCCAACCTGGTGGCCAAGTCGGCCGGACGTGTCGACATGCTCGCCTTCATGGTCTGGTCCAGCGTGTTCGCGGTGCCGCCGCTGGCCGCCCTGAGCCTCGTCTTCGACGGCCCCGCCGCAATGCTGCAGTCCCTGCAGCAGGCCAGCGCGGTCGCCTGGGGCGCCGTGCTGTGGCAGGCGCTCGGCAACACGCTGTTCGGCTATGGCGTTTGGAACTGGCTGCTGGCGCGGCACCCGGCCGCCACGGTGACACCCTGCGCACTGCTGGTGCCGGTGTTCGGCATGGCGGCCTCGGCCTGGTGGTTGTCCGAAGCGCTGCCAGGCTGGAAACTCGGTGCCGCCGCCTTGGTGATGGCCGGGCTGGCGCTCAATGTGCTCGCCAGTCGTTGGACGCTGTCGCGGCCGGTCTCCTCGTCATGAGACTCGCGTTCCGTGCCCCGGTAGCGCCGCTTGGACGGTGGGTGCAAGCGCTGTGGCTGTACCAGGGCGACGGCAGCGTCGCCGCTGGCAGCCACTGGCGCGAACACGTGCTGCCGGACCGCGGGGTGCAGATCATCATCGACTTCGCGGCCGGCGGGCCCAGCCCCTCGGTGCCTGAAGGCGCCTTGGCGATCGGCCTGCAGACGTGCGCGTCACAGGTCGAGTTCCAGGCCGAGATGGTGCTGGCCGGCGTGCAGTTCCACCCCGGTGCCGCCGCGCCGTTTTTCGGCCTGCCGATCAGCGAACTGGCCGACCAGGAAGTGCCCTTGCGCCTGCTGTGGGGCGCCGGCATCGACGACCTGCGCGAACGCCTGCACCTCGCAGGCGGCGATGCTCAGCGTTTCGACGTGCTCGAACAGGCGCTGGCATACCAGTGGCGCTGCCGGGCCGGTGTGCGACACGCGCCCCGCCCGGCTCACCCCGCGGTCGCCTTTGCGCTGTCGGCATGGCGGCCAGAAGCGCTCGAGACGGACCTGCACTGGCCTTCGGTGGCAGAGCTGGTGGAGCGCAGCGGCTTGAGCGCGCGGCGTTTCATCGACGTGTTCTGTGCCGAGGTGGGGCAGACGCCCAAGCGCTACAGCCGGCTGTGCCGCTTCCAGGCCGCGGTGGCGCGCCTGCACGGCCAGCCCGATCTCGAGGCGACATCCCTCGCGCTGCACTGCGGCTACTACGACCAGGCGCACTTCATCCACGACTTCCGCGCCTTCGCGGGCTTCACGCCGGGGGACTACCGGGCGCGCCGTACCGCGCAGGCGAACCATGTGTCGGCACTGGGCTGAGGAGCGCCTGCTAGCGATGGTACTGGGCGTCGCTCCGACGCTCGTATGCAGGTCGCAGAGCGGAAGCGGTTGTAGCCCCGGAAGCGAACAGTACGTTTTGGCATACAAGCCTTAGTTGGCTTATTTTTAAGTTTATGGCAGGATAGGCTGTCCCATTACTGCTTCCCCGAGGTAATCCGATGACCGCCACGACACATCGGCGGGCCAGCCCGCGTCTCCCCTCAGCCCTCTTGCCCGCGGACGCTGCGGAGGAGCGGCCCAGCAAGTCGGCACCCGTCACGAGGACGAGTCCCTTCGAACTCGTTCGGCAGTTGCAAGCGCTCGAGGCCGAGCGCGCGTCGTTGGAGAAGGCCGTCATCGATGGGCTGGCTGCGGTCGACCCACAGTTTCTAGCGAAGGTCGAAGGGCAAGCCATTGGCGCGGAGCTTGCGGCCGAGCAGGCCCGCTACCGTGCGCAACTGACGGCAGATCTGATACGTGGGCTGGTGGACGTCGCGGTCGAGGCGGGGCTCCTCAGGCTCAAGCTGGAACAGACGGCGCAGAGCGTGACAGCACCGCCGAAGGAGCCCTACCTGGTAGAGGCGGATACCGATTCCCGCGCTGCGCTGTCGGCGAGCGATTTGGGCCGTGCGCTGGGTGGCTTGAGCGACGAAACCGTGAGGCAGCGGGAGCGCGCCGGCGAGTTGTTCTCCATCTTGCGTCCGGGGCGCAAGCGTGGCCGCGAGTATCCGGCGTTTCAGGCGTGGACCGGGATCGCCGGAGAGCCACTGAACAGGGTGTTGGCCGCACTGGGCCGGCCCAACGGGCCGAGCGCCTATCTGTTCTTCACGTCGCCCATCGACTTGTTGGGTGGGCTGACGCCGATCGAGGCGCTGCTGGGCCGCCTGCCCCTCGCACGCGATCTCGAGCCCGAAGCAGCGGACTTGCTCGGGCGGACGGCTGAGGAGCGGCTGAGCTCAGTTTTACGCGCAGCCGAAGCCGAAGCGGCAACCGGTGCGGCATGACGCCCTTCGCCTTTTCCGGGCGAGAGCTTGAGCTGGAGCTGCTCGAGCCGGGCAGCACGCTGGTGCGACTGTTCCGGCATCCTGGCGGCGAATGGGAGCCACCGCCGGCACGGTCACGCCTGCTGCGCGTCGACCCGCCTGACGGGCAGCAGGATGCGTACGCGGTGCTCTACACCGGCGAGACGTTGCTGACGGTTGCGATCGAGTGCGGGGTGCTCCGCGCGGACCTGCGCGACCGGTATTCGTGGCACATGCCCAAGGCGCGCGAGTACCGGGTCGTGCGCTATCGCGTCGGTGCCCCGGTTGTCTTCATTCCAATCGACGGACGCAACCGGCGCACGCTCGGCCTGGCGGGAAGCCAGCGCGAGTTTCTCGGCTACGCGCCGTACCGCGCAGTGGCCCACGAGCTGCATCATCGCTATGGTGCGGCGGTGCACGGATTGAGTTGGGAGAGTTTTCACCGCAACCAGCCGGGGCGCGTCTATGCCCTTTGGCATGAGCACAAGGCAACGGTGGAACTGAAGATCATTTCGCCCCCGCCCTACGAGCTGCTGATCGACGATGGTGAGTGGATCGCTTTCATCGAGAACACGCCGGACATCGAGGGTGTCGACGATCTGCCCTCGACGTAGACGAACGGGGCGAGAACACCTCGCCGCCCTCAGGTCCGCCCCTCCCCTTCACTTTTCTACAAGACCGCGCCGCCTCGCGGTCGAACAATTGGGCCACCCTTGCCTATGGAAGGACCCGAAATGAGCCACACCCCTGCCGATTTCCGCCCGCCCGGCTACACCGCCGTGTCCCCCTATTTGCTGGTCGAAGACGCCCCCGCGCTGATCGACTTCCTCACCTCGGCGCTGGGCGCGACGCTCGTGGCGCGCCACGACGCACCCGAGGGCGGCATCATGCATGCGTCGATGCGGCTGCACGACGCGATGATCGAGGTGTCGGATGCCTGCCCCGCATGGCCCTCACGCCAGGCGGCGGTGCATGTCTACGTGTCCGACGTCGACGCCGCCTGCCGGCGTGCCGTGCAGGCCGGGGCGACGCTGCTGCAGCCGGTGGAAGACAAGCCTTATGGCGAGCGCGCGTGTGCGCTGCAGGACCGCTGGGGCAACCACTGGTATGTGGCCACCGCGTTGCCGGTGCAGCCCGTGCGTGACACGCCTGCCTGACACGCCGCGTAGCGGTACGCGCCTCAGCCGGCGAAGCGCCCCGCCCAATGTTGCGCGAGCGGCGTCACCGCCCTGGCCCCATGGCGTTCGCCGAGCAAGGCGCGCCCCATGCCCCGATGGCCACCGCGCGCCGCCGCGGCGAGCAGCGTCTGGTCGATCAGATCACGCTGCGCGTGACTGCCGCCGATACGTTGCGACTGCGACCGTGCCTTCAGCAAAGTCTCCAGTGCCTGCGTGTCGTCGCCCTGCGCATGCTGCAGCAGCCCGCGCTGCAAGGTGAGGCCCACCGCGGCGGCCTCGTCGCGTTCACGCAAGCCGGCAGCCTGCCACTCGGCCGTGCCGCGCTCGACCTGCGCCAGCCAGGCTCGCGCCTGGTCGACCCGGTCGGCGCCGAGCAACGCCAGCATCACGTGCAGGTCGTTGAAGGGCGACCAGCCCGAATGTTCGGGCGCCGTGTCCCAGCCGCTCGCCAGCGTGGTGAAGCGTGGACCGGTGTCGACGCCGAGCAGGTGCAGACGCCACAGCAAGGCCGTGGCGTCGAGTCGCTGCAAGGCGATCTGCACCGCGTCGCCGCTCAGGTGTTCGTCGTACAGCCGCAAGGCCCCTTCGGTGTCGAGCCGCTCGAGCCGGAACAGCCCGAGATGCCACCACAGGTGGCCAGCGAAACCGCTGCCCTGCGACCATGCGGCCTGGTGCTGGCGCAGCCAGGCCGCACCTTCGTCGTAGCGGCCCTGCATCTCCATCACATGCGCCACCGCATGCACCGCCCACGGCACCACCACGCCGTGCGCGAGCGCACGCCGGCCGTGGTCTTCGGCCTCGCGGTGCAGGTGGTCTTCTTCGAAGCCGAACGCGAGCATGCCCAGCAGATAGGGATAGAGCGGGTCGTCTTCGGACCATTGCGGCAGCACCCGCGCGACGCGGCGCCGCAACTCGTAGGCGTCGCCGCGGTGGAAGTCGAACAAATGGGCCCAGATCAGGGCCAACCCGTCGCAGGGCCATCTGCGCAGCACCGTGTCCCAGCAGCGGCAAGCGCCTTCCCAGTCGCCTCGCCAGCCGAGCTGCACGCCCTGCAGCAGCAAACGCTCGCGTTCGTGTGCCGTGCCGGCCCGCTGTTCGGCAGCGGCGATCGCCGCTGCCGCATCGGCCTGCCAGCGGCGCTCGGTGAGGGTCAGCCAGAAGCCGGCCTTCATGATGTGCGGCAAGGCCCAGCCGGGGTCGCTGGCCGCAGCGGCGTCGAGGTCGGGCTGGGGGTCGCCGAAGAAGGAGATCAACCGCCACAAGGCGCGCTCGGCGTGTTCGAGCGCGACCGGCGACGTGGTGCTGGTCGGGTTGCCGCGAACGTCGTGCATCACGGCCTCACCTCGGCACCGTGGGCCACGGCCGCTGCGCCGGCCGCATCTGCTCCCAGGCATGCG from Caldimonas brevitalea encodes the following:
- a CDS encoding tetratricopeptide repeat protein; protein product: MHDVRGNPTSTTSPVALEHAERALWRLISFFGDPQPDLDAAAASDPGWALPHIMKAGFWLTLTERRWQADAAAAIAAAEQRAGTAHERERLLLQGVQLGWRGDWEGACRCWDTVLRRWPCDGLALIWAHLFDFHRGDAYELRRRVARVLPQWSEDDPLYPYLLGMLAFGFEEDHLHREAEDHGRRALAHGVVVPWAVHAVAHVMEMQGRYDEGAAWLRQHQAAWSQGSGFAGHLWWHLGLFRLERLDTEGALRLYDEHLSGDAVQIALQRLDATALLWRLHLLGVDTGPRFTTLASGWDTAPEHSGWSPFNDLHVMLALLGADRVDQARAWLAQVERGTAEWQAAGLRERDEAAAVGLTLQRGLLQHAQGDDTQALETLLKARSQSQRIGGSHAQRDLIDQTLLAAAARGGHRGMGRALLGERHGARAVTPLAQHWAGRFAG
- a CDS encoding EamA family transporter is translated as MPVPHLLLALAVVFVWGTNFVVIKVGLAEWPPFWFATLRFVLSAFPFVLFVQRPAVAWGTLAAFGVLLGVGQFGLLFYAMRTDISPGLASLVIQTQVFFTIGLALLLRGERVKRAQAVALGFAVAGMVLIAVRMDATVTVSGLALVLLAAFCWAGANLVAKSAGRVDMLAFMVWSSVFAVPPLAALSLVFDGPAAMLQSLQQASAVAWGAVLWQALGNTLFGYGVWNWLLARHPAATVTPCALLVPVFGMAASAWWLSEALPGWKLGAAALVMAGLALNVLASRWTLSRPVSSS
- a CDS encoding VOC family protein; the encoded protein is MSHTPADFRPPGYTAVSPYLLVEDAPALIDFLTSALGATLVARHDAPEGGIMHASMRLHDAMIEVSDACPAWPSRQAAVHVYVSDVDAACRRAVQAGATLLQPVEDKPYGERACALQDRWGNHWYVATALPVQPVRDTPA
- a CDS encoding RES domain-containing protein translates to MTPFAFSGRELELELLEPGSTLVRLFRHPGGEWEPPPARSRLLRVDPPDGQQDAYAVLYTGETLLTVAIECGVLRADLRDRYSWHMPKAREYRVVRYRVGAPVVFIPIDGRNRRTLGLAGSQREFLGYAPYRAVAHELHHRYGAAVHGLSWESFHRNQPGRVYALWHEHKATVELKIISPPPYELLIDDGEWIAFIENTPDIEGVDDLPST
- a CDS encoding KamA family radical SAM protein, encoding MTIAPPLHWTARPRCAPSRLPPADVQPRQFKPYTRHTIHTAPQWQGLPEALREATQVVSRVLPLRTNAHVLDELIDWQRVPDDPIYRLTFPHADMLAAEDYRRLRDLVLVRRDDAAIEREVRRLRLAMNPHPGGQMSHNVPLLDGNPLAGVQHKYHDTVLFFPTAGQTCHAYCSYCFRWAQFIGDRTQRFGAADTSALVRYLQLHREVSDVLVTGGDPLVMGAQALATCLEPLLVPELSHVQNIRIGTKALAYWPQRFLFDADADALLRLFGRITAAGRHLALMVHFSHPVELRHPLTQQAVRRLANTGLTMRLQAPLVRHVNDDAAVWVELWNEAVRLGMVPYYLFIERDTGAHDYFCVPLARACDLFSAAYRSVSGLARTVRGPVMSTFEGKVVIDGVVTLGPERVFALQLLRARNPDWVRRPFYARFDPHATWFDELLPAFDAPHFFFQRVDDAHRRAPMIPITPVRHGPSDGGSTAPACP
- a CDS encoding aminotransferase class IV, with protein sequence MQVFIDGAFYGEDDAKVSIFDHGFLYGNGVFTTLMAIDDMLCFVDDHLDRLFESARLVRIPIPWSRDQVRHWLYQTHERNLELAGRKRIRLNISRGVGPEITLEHGRYCRPVLSIIVSRYPQLAPEVAARGMSVCCIEAERVLPKAKSFNFLPSVLAYEEARERGYDDALFVDRHGEVTEATSGNVFCFLSGRLRTPARMMLEGVTRKHVLGLARASGLPVVEAALSRTELERADEMFVTGTTKPVVPVTRLDGRPVGRGRPGACTLALHDLLTREMVRRHTCAASATAAEDGLDAWSLWHTQGGAAVFPVPCRPS
- a CDS encoding helix-turn-helix domain-containing protein — translated: MRLAFRAPVAPLGRWVQALWLYQGDGSVAAGSHWREHVLPDRGVQIIIDFAAGGPSPSVPEGALAIGLQTCASQVEFQAEMVLAGVQFHPGAAAPFFGLPISELADQEVPLRLLWGAGIDDLRERLHLAGGDAQRFDVLEQALAYQWRCRAGVRHAPRPAHPAVAFALSAWRPEALETDLHWPSVAELVERSGLSARRFIDVFCAEVGQTPKRYSRLCRFQAAVARLHGQPDLEATSLALHCGYYDQAHFIHDFRAFAGFTPGDYRARRTAQANHVSALG